From the Gramella sp. Hel_I_59 genome, one window contains:
- the ruvA gene encoding Holliday junction branch migration protein RuvA — translation MIHHLKGQLIEKNPTYVVIECNGIGYTVNISLHTFSLIPESEAISLYTYLQVKEDSHTLYGFIEKSEREIFKLLISVSGVGTSTARVMLSSLQPKEVINAIATGDVPTIQSVKGIGAKTAQRVILDLKDKVLKVMGDDEVLMTPNNTNKEEALSALEILGYNRRQAGKVVEKILKDDPESTVESIIKMALKKL, via the coding sequence ATGATTCATCACCTCAAGGGTCAGTTAATAGAAAAAAATCCCACCTATGTGGTTATTGAATGCAACGGAATAGGATATACCGTAAATATTTCCCTGCATACATTTTCACTAATTCCTGAATCTGAAGCGATCAGTCTTTATACTTATCTTCAGGTAAAGGAGGATTCACACACCTTGTACGGTTTTATTGAAAAATCTGAAAGAGAGATCTTTAAACTTCTTATTTCCGTTTCTGGCGTAGGCACGAGCACGGCTCGCGTAATGCTTTCTTCCTTGCAACCAAAGGAGGTGATCAATGCGATTGCGACCGGTGATGTTCCTACCATCCAGAGTGTGAAAGGTATCGGCGCCAAAACAGCTCAAAGAGTCATTCTTGATCTCAAGGACAAAGTGCTTAAGGTGATGGGCGATGATGAAGTTTTAATGACTCCAAACAATACAAATAAGGAAGAAGCGTTATCTGCTTTAGAGATCTTGGGTTACAATAGACGCCAGGCTGGCAAGGTTGTAGAAAAGATTCTGAAGGATGATCCTGAATCCACCGTAGAATCTATTATAAAAATGGCTCTTAAAAAGCTGTAA
- the sprA gene encoding cell surface protein SprA has translation MVFSIDAISQETPQDTIQAGFALGELQLPDPQSIESRYEYDPILNRYFYRERVGQINIGLPLVLTPQEYEDLVLEEEMRNYFKLKNDALSGRKEGTEDIQRDLLPDFYVNNNLFESIFGGSEINIVPQGSVEIDLGLLYTKQDNPAFSPRNRSNLSFDFDQRISLSMLGQIGERLQVTANYDTESTFDFQNQLKLEYTPNEDDIVQKIEVGNVNMPLNNALIQGAQSLFGFKTELQFGKTRITGVFSEQKSERRTVNVEGGATVEEFAKFALDYDADRHFFLAHYFRDTYDEALRNYPFINTNIQIKRIQVWVTNRTNNIQNIQDTRNIVAIQDLGESNVPGNIGLDTPPGGFFNQPAGAFPDNLVNDFNPFGINGNGESILNQAIRDIATVDQGFGTITVSEGTDYAKLENARQLKPSEYTVNTQLGYISLNQRLSNDEVLGVAFQYTINGEVFQVGEFANDGVNATNDPGTEEPTTGTNSRASQNLVVKLLKSTITNVQEPIWDLMMKNIYSLNAYQLEREDFRMNILYTDPQPLNYIKPVEGTTLPADVNETPLLRVFRLDELNTNNDPINDGDGFFDYVQQITIDPQNGNIIFTTVEPFGEHLFRKLDENPNAGSEDYNIPETWNPNQEKYVFRAMYRTTKTQAEQEEADKNKFQLKGRYKSAEVEGIPIGFNLPPGSVTVTAGGRILQEGVDYVVNYELGRVQILDEGLLASNIPIQVNTENNALFGQQTKRFTGLNVEHQFNENFLIGGTFINLKERPLTQKANYSYEPINNTILGLNLNYSTEVPFLTRLVNKLPNIDTDVMSNVSVRGEFAYLLPGSPNSNDFDGEATTYIDDFEAAQTAIDINNPLAWELSSVPVGFGGELANGDLSVGYRRAKMSWYTIDPIFYSNNRPDGISDSDISSYATRRVALNEIFPNTDVVQGQPQVVYTMDVNYDPSVRGPYNYNPAAAGGNTLPVPGNNFAGITRPINTTNFEQTNVEYIQFWVMDPYIYAENANKSDGLINFNLGNISEDVLKDGRKQYENGLPEGEGEANVITSAFGNTPADNSLVYAFDSEGDGRTLQDAGFDGLLDAEEALKFPDFGNLADPSADNYEYFLNRDGSVLDRYLDYNGTEGNSPTDVSDTNRGNTTLPTTEDINRDNTMNTINSYFEYKIPFFRGMNIDNNQYITDVKELTTTLRNGQDLPVRWVQFKVPIFEPTNAIGGIADFRSIRFIRMFLSDFQDETILRFGTMDLVRGDYRRYNQSLFEDSGQLENPNTSFEVNAVNIEENENRQPIPYRLPPGVEREQLYQNNTSLRQNEQSLSLSVCDLEPQDARAVYKNFQIDMRQYKNLEMFLHAESVINRQPLKDGQLVAFVRMGTDFSDNFYQVEIPLSPTLFGASTAEEIWPEVNRMNLELDLLQQVKTSVLGDPTLNSTDLNFFTEDLQEVDAEAPYDMGRLRIGVKGNPSFGNIRLLMVGVKNGTREDGVTDLCGEVWFNELRLSDLKNEGGWAGVVSMDSNLADFANISATGRRSTVGFGALGQGPNQRSREDLQQYDVVTNLNMGQLLPQKWGVKIPVNYSRGEELITPKYDQEFLDVELDTRLDNIEDPAQRDAVEKQSQSYTKRQSINVIGLRKERTGERTPMPYDIENFAFATSYNQVDHRDFEIEESIDQSVRVGGTYEFSFPQKSLEPLKNLAVLDSSDYFAIFRDFNINYLPTNINASSNIFRQYNQQKFRSLDLSDSDIGIPTLYQRNFLFDWQYGINYNLTRSLSFAFNASNNRIIRNYIDDEGFADDSIGVWDDFFNIGEPNQHFQTLQVNYDLPFEKIPVLKFVNATYSYTGDFQWQRGSQRFQQLEDIPAIGNSVQNSNTHQINASLNLQDLYNYVGLVQKKNNSAGKSIQERSRGIPTLGPPSEEDEEVEEKPKPKTNKGNNTLIGIATGLKTFQVNYRNSRGIFLPGYTESVGFMGTFRPTAGFTFGFQEDIRQMAAERGWLTLFQNFNQQFSAVKNEQLDYQAGFGFIPDLTIELTGRKNEAENYSENYRVDPVSMDYQSLTPYTYGNFNISTLLIATSFQQSNEASSEAFQNFRANRIEVARRIANERGLDPTDVDEEGYPRGIGKTNQAVLLPAFIAAYSGKDAGSVQLGAFRNVPIPNWNLKYTGLMRFEWFRDKFRRFSINHGYRADYTLNQYQTNLDYDPADPEALNQAGDFKNPVLFSNLVLTELFTPLALIDFETKNSIQIMAKMEKDRSLAFSFDNNLLTEYSGNEYTLGLGYRLRDLKIATALGGRRRVLSSDLNFRTDVSYRKNRTIVRYLDLANNQTISGQDIWSINFKADYAFTRNLTARFYYDHTFSEYAVSTAFPQTTIRSGFTLIYNFGN, from the coding sequence ATGGTGTTTTCCATAGACGCCATTTCCCAGGAGACTCCTCAGGACACCATCCAGGCGGGCTTTGCTCTAGGTGAGCTTCAGCTCCCAGATCCACAATCTATAGAATCCAGATACGAATATGATCCTATCCTCAACCGTTACTTTTACAGGGAACGCGTAGGACAGATCAATATAGGTCTGCCTTTAGTTCTTACTCCGCAGGAATATGAAGACCTCGTGCTGGAAGAGGAAATGCGTAATTATTTTAAGCTGAAAAATGATGCGCTTTCAGGTAGAAAGGAAGGAACCGAAGATATTCAGCGTGATCTTTTGCCAGATTTCTATGTCAATAATAATTTATTTGAAAGCATTTTTGGTGGCTCTGAAATCAATATCGTTCCACAGGGATCGGTAGAAATAGATCTTGGACTTCTCTATACCAAACAGGATAACCCGGCATTTTCTCCAAGGAACAGAAGCAACTTATCTTTTGATTTTGACCAGCGGATTAGTCTTTCCATGCTTGGGCAAATTGGAGAGCGTCTTCAGGTTACGGCGAATTACGATACCGAGTCAACCTTCGATTTTCAAAATCAGCTGAAACTGGAGTATACGCCAAACGAGGATGATATCGTACAGAAAATTGAAGTGGGTAATGTAAATATGCCTTTGAATAATGCACTTATTCAGGGTGCGCAAAGTCTTTTTGGTTTTAAAACCGAACTTCAGTTTGGGAAAACAAGGATCACCGGAGTATTTTCAGAACAAAAGTCGGAGCGACGTACGGTTAATGTGGAAGGTGGAGCAACCGTAGAGGAATTTGCCAAATTTGCCCTTGATTATGATGCCGACCGGCACTTTTTCCTGGCACACTACTTCCGCGATACTTATGACGAAGCGCTAAGAAACTATCCGTTTATCAATACCAATATTCAGATCAAGAGGATTCAGGTTTGGGTCACGAATAGAACCAACAATATTCAGAATATTCAGGATACGCGAAATATCGTAGCGATCCAGGATCTTGGGGAATCCAATGTTCCGGGAAATATTGGACTGGATACTCCGCCGGGCGGATTTTTCAATCAACCAGCAGGAGCTTTTCCAGACAACCTTGTAAATGATTTTAATCCCTTCGGAATAAATGGCAATGGGGAATCTATACTGAATCAGGCTATCAGGGATATTGCTACGGTAGACCAGGGATTTGGGACAATAACAGTTTCCGAAGGAACCGACTATGCAAAACTGGAAAATGCGCGACAACTAAAACCTTCAGAATATACCGTTAACACCCAGCTTGGATATATAAGTTTGAATCAACGTTTAAGCAATGATGAGGTGCTTGGGGTTGCATTTCAGTATACAATCAATGGAGAGGTTTTCCAGGTTGGTGAATTTGCGAATGATGGAGTGAATGCTACAAACGATCCCGGAACTGAAGAGCCAACAACCGGAACCAATTCCAGGGCTAGTCAGAATCTTGTGGTTAAGCTGCTTAAAAGTACGATCACCAATGTTCAGGAACCTATCTGGGACCTGATGATGAAGAACATCTATAGTCTTAATGCGTACCAGCTGGAACGTGAAGATTTTAGAATGAATATTCTGTACACAGATCCTCAACCATTAAACTATATCAAACCTGTTGAAGGAACCACGTTGCCTGCAGATGTGAATGAAACTCCATTATTGCGCGTTTTCAGGCTGGATGAATTGAATACCAATAATGACCCAATCAATGACGGGGATGGATTTTTTGATTATGTACAGCAAATTACCATCGATCCTCAAAATGGTAATATCATCTTTACTACGGTAGAACCATTTGGGGAACACCTTTTCCGAAAACTGGATGAGAATCCAAATGCCGGTAGTGAAGATTATAATATCCCGGAAACCTGGAATCCAAACCAGGAAAAGTATGTTTTTCGCGCTATGTATCGTACTACAAAAACACAGGCAGAGCAGGAAGAGGCAGATAAGAACAAATTCCAGTTAAAGGGTAGATATAAGTCGGCTGAGGTTGAAGGAATTCCAATTGGATTCAATTTGCCGCCGGGATCGGTTACTGTAACCGCGGGAGGGAGAATTCTTCAGGAAGGAGTGGACTACGTGGTGAATTACGAGCTGGGAAGAGTGCAGATCCTTGATGAGGGCTTACTTGCTTCCAATATTCCAATCCAGGTAAATACTGAAAACAATGCATTATTCGGTCAGCAAACTAAACGATTTACCGGGCTCAACGTAGAACATCAGTTCAATGAAAATTTTCTAATTGGGGGTACTTTTATCAATCTTAAAGAACGCCCATTAACTCAAAAAGCGAATTACAGCTACGAGCCAATTAACAATACAATTCTTGGTTTAAACCTGAATTACAGTACAGAAGTTCCATTTTTAACCAGGCTGGTGAATAAACTTCCAAATATCGATACAGATGTTATGTCCAACGTATCTGTACGTGGAGAATTTGCTTATTTGCTACCGGGATCGCCCAATTCTAATGATTTTGATGGGGAGGCTACTACGTATATAGATGATTTTGAAGCTGCACAAACGGCAATTGATATCAACAATCCTTTAGCATGGGAATTGTCCAGTGTTCCGGTTGGGTTTGGTGGTGAACTTGCGAACGGAGACCTAAGTGTTGGTTATAGAAGAGCAAAAATGAGCTGGTATACCATAGATCCTATTTTCTATAGCAATAACCGTCCAGATGGGATCAGCGATTCAGATATTTCTAGTTATGCGACCAGACGGGTTGCGCTAAATGAGATCTTTCCAAATACAGATGTAGTTCAGGGTCAGCCGCAAGTGGTTTATACGATGGATGTGAATTATGATCCTTCAGTTCGTGGGCCTTATAATTATAATCCTGCAGCAGCTGGTGGGAATACGCTGCCTGTACCTGGGAATAATTTCGCCGGAATCACCCGTCCTATCAATACGACCAATTTCGAACAAACGAATGTGGAGTATATCCAGTTCTGGGTGATGGATCCTTATATCTATGCTGAAAATGCTAATAAAAGCGACGGACTCATAAACTTTAACCTTGGTAATATTTCTGAAGATGTACTGAAGGATGGACGAAAGCAATATGAAAATGGCCTTCCCGAAGGTGAAGGAGAAGCGAATGTAATCACCTCTGCATTTGGAAATACTCCGGCAGATAATTCACTGGTGTATGCATTTGATTCTGAAGGGGACGGAAGGACGCTGCAGGATGCAGGTTTTGACGGATTGCTTGATGCTGAAGAAGCCTTAAAATTCCCGGATTTTGGAAACCTCGCCGATCCTTCCGCAGATAATTACGAGTATTTCCTGAATAGGGATGGCAGTGTTTTAGATCGATACCTCGATTATAATGGAACTGAAGGCAACTCGCCAACAGATGTTTCCGATACCAATCGCGGGAATACCACATTGCCTACTACTGAAGATATTAACCGGGATAATACGATGAACACCATCAATAGTTATTTCGAATATAAGATTCCTTTTTTCCGGGGGATGAATATCGATAACAACCAGTATATCACCGATGTCAAGGAATTAACGACCACACTTCGAAATGGTCAGGATCTGCCGGTGCGTTGGGTACAGTTTAAAGTGCCAATTTTTGAACCTACCAATGCTATTGGAGGAATCGCAGATTTCAGATCCATTCGTTTTATAAGAATGTTCCTTAGTGACTTTCAGGACGAGACCATTCTTAGATTTGGAACTATGGATCTTGTTCGCGGAGACTACAGGAGATATAACCAGAGTTTATTCGAGGATTCAGGGCAATTGGAAAACCCAAATACTTCCTTTGAAGTAAATGCTGTGAATATTGAAGAAAATGAGAACAGGCAGCCTATTCCTTATCGATTGCCACCGGGTGTTGAAAGAGAGCAGCTGTATCAAAATAATACCAGCTTGCGTCAAAACGAACAATCACTTTCTTTGAGTGTTTGTGATCTGGAACCTCAGGATGCCCGGGCGGTTTATAAGAATTTCCAGATCGATATGCGACAGTATAAGAATCTTGAAATGTTCCTACATGCTGAATCTGTCATTAACCGCCAACCGCTTAAGGATGGGCAGTTGGTTGCATTTGTTAGAATGGGAACAGATTTTAGTGATAACTTCTACCAGGTGGAAATACCCTTATCACCAACACTTTTTGGCGCTTCTACTGCGGAAGAGATCTGGCCTGAAGTAAACAGAATGAACCTGGAACTGGATTTGTTACAGCAGGTAAAAACTTCAGTACTGGGAGATCCAACTTTGAATTCAACCGACTTGAATTTCTTTACTGAAGATCTTCAGGAAGTAGATGCTGAAGCGCCTTATGATATGGGCAGACTGCGTATTGGAGTAAAAGGTAATCCAAGTTTCGGAAACATCAGGCTTCTCATGGTTGGAGTAAAGAATGGAACCAGGGAAGACGGGGTAACCGATCTTTGCGGAGAAGTATGGTTTAATGAATTACGACTTTCAGACCTTAAGAATGAAGGTGGCTGGGCCGGAGTGGTAAGCATGGATAGTAATCTTGCAGATTTTGCCAATATTTCAGCCACAGGACGACGAAGCACGGTAGGATTCGGAGCTTTAGGACAGGGACCTAATCAGCGAAGCAGGGAAGATCTTCAGCAATATGATGTAGTTACGAATCTTAATATGGGGCAGTTGCTTCCGCAGAAATGGGGAGTGAAAATACCTGTAAATTATAGCAGGGGAGAGGAATTGATCACACCAAAATATGATCAGGAATTTCTGGATGTGGAATTGGATACACGGCTCGATAATATTGAGGACCCGGCACAGAGGGATGCCGTAGAGAAGCAGTCACAATCCTATACCAAAAGACAGAGCATAAACGTAATTGGGCTTAGAAAAGAGCGTACCGGGGAACGAACGCCGATGCCTTATGATATCGAGAATTTTGCTTTTGCAACTTCCTATAATCAGGTGGACCATCGGGATTTTGAGATCGAGGAAAGTATCGATCAAAGTGTTAGAGTAGGTGGAACCTATGAATTTAGTTTTCCGCAGAAAAGCCTGGAGCCTTTAAAGAACCTGGCAGTTCTGGACAGTAGTGATTATTTCGCCATTTTCAGAGATTTTAATATTAATTACCTGCCAACAAACATCAATGCGAGTTCTAATATCTTCCGGCAGTATAACCAGCAAAAGTTCCGTTCTCTGGATTTAAGTGATAGTGATATAGGAATACCAACCCTGTATCAACGTAACTTCCTGTTCGACTGGCAGTATGGGATCAATTATAATTTGACCAGGTCTTTGAGTTTTGCGTTTAACGCCAGCAATAACAGGATCATAAGAAATTATATAGATGATGAAGGTTTTGCTGATGATTCTATAGGAGTATGGGATGACTTTTTCAATATTGGAGAACCAAATCAGCATTTCCAGACACTTCAGGTCAATTATGACCTGCCTTTTGAAAAGATACCAGTCTTAAAGTTTGTGAACGCCACCTATTCTTATACCGGAGACTTCCAGTGGCAGCGAGGGTCTCAGCGTTTTCAGCAATTAGAAGATATTCCGGCGATTGGAAACAGCGTTCAGAATTCCAATACACATCAGATAAATGCCAGTCTAAATCTTCAGGATCTTTACAATTATGTTGGTTTGGTTCAGAAGAAGAATAACAGTGCCGGGAAAAGTATTCAGGAACGGAGCAGGGGAATTCCAACACTTGGTCCACCTTCCGAAGAAGATGAAGAAGTAGAGGAAAAACCTAAGCCAAAAACCAATAAAGGAAATAATACACTTATCGGGATCGCTACAGGATTAAAAACTTTCCAGGTCAATTATCGTAATAGCCGCGGGATATTTCTTCCGGGTTATACAGAGAGTGTCGGCTTTATGGGAACTTTCAGGCCAACCGCTGGATTTACTTTTGGCTTTCAGGAGGATATCAGGCAAATGGCGGCAGAACGAGGATGGCTTACCTTATTCCAGAATTTCAATCAGCAGTTCTCCGCAGTGAAAAATGAGCAACTGGATTACCAGGCAGGTTTTGGTTTTATACCAGATCTTACCATTGAACTTACCGGGAGAAAGAACGAAGCCGAGAATTATTCTGAAAATTACCGTGTAGATCCTGTGAGTATGGATTATCAATCGCTTACTCCTTACACCTACGGGAACTTCAATATTTCAACATTATTGATCGCGACAAGTTTCCAGCAGTCTAATGAAGCCAGTTCTGAAGCATTTCAGAATTTCAGGGCGAACAGAATTGAGGTTGCCAGAAGAATCGCCAATGAGCGTGGTTTGGATCCTACAGATGTGGATGAAGAAGGTTATCCAAGAGGTATAGGAAAAACGAATCAGGCAGTATTGTTGCCAGCATTTATTGCGGCTTATTCTGGAAAAGATGCAGGAAGTGTGCAATTGGGAGCTTTTAGAAATGTGCCTATTCCAAACTGGAATCTTAAGTATACAGGATTAATGCGTTTCGAGTGGTTCCGGGATAAGTTCCGAAGATTTTCCATAAACCATGGATATCGCGCAGATTATACATTGAATCAGTACCAGACAAACCTGGATTATGATCCTGCAGATCCTGAAGCATTGAACCAGGCAGGTGATTTTAAGAATCCTGTTCTTTTCTCAAATCTGGTGTTGACAGAATTATTTACTCCGCTTGCGCTTATCGATTTTGAAACCAAGAACAGCATACAGATCATGGCGAAGATGGAGAAAGATCGCTCGCTCGCTTTCAGTTTTGATAATAACCTGCTTACAGAATACAGCGGAAATGAATATACCCTTGGACTAGGATACAGATTGAGAGATCTAAAGATCGCAACGGCACTTGGAGGAAGAAGAAGAGTGCTTAGCAGTGATCTTAATTTCAGAACCGATGTTAGTTACCGTAAGAACCGAACGATTGTAAGGTATCTGGATCTTGCCAACAATCAGACGATCTCAGGACAGGACATCTGGTCCATTAATTTCAAGGCAGATTATGCGTTTACCAGAAACTTAACGGCGAGGTTCTATTATGATCATACATTCTCAGAATATGCAGTTTCAACGGCATTTCCACAAACAACCATTCGATCTGGTTTTACCCTGATCTATAATTTCGGAAATTAA
- a CDS encoding NADP-dependent malic enzyme, translating to MSNTSRKRREALVYHAKPKPGKIEVVPTKKYATQRDLSLAYSPGVAEPCLEIEKDRENVYKYTTKGNLVAVISNGTAVLGLGDIGPEASKPVMEGKGLLFKIFADIDVFDIEVDTKDVDKFIETVKNIAPTFGGINLEDIKAPEAFEIEQRLKAELDIPVMHDDQHGTAIISAAALLNALELAKKKISKVKIVISGAGAAAVSCTKLYKAFGAKAENIVMLDSKGVIRKDRTNLSEEKAEFATARKIDTLGEAMKDADVFVGLSIANIVSPAMLKSMAKRPIVFAMANPNPEIDYNLAMDTRKDIIMATGRSDHPNQVNNVLGFPFIFRGALDVRATKINEEMKKAAVKALAELAKEAVPEQVNIAYGETRLNFGPDYIIPKPFDPRLIAKVPPAVAKAAMESGVAREGIDDWQRYEEELLERMGNENKITRLLQNRAKTNPKRIVFAEADHLDVLKAAQIINDEGIGFPILLGRSEVIKELMAEIDFQEEDVVIIDPKSDDEEENRKKYAYKYWETRHRSGVTKYDAEKLLRERNYFAAMMVNEGDADALLSGYSRAYPTVVKPMLELIGLADGVSRVAATNVMNTSRGPLFISDTSINIDPSAKDLAKIAQMTARTVQLFGMEPVIAMVSYANFGSSKHPRATKVKEAVSYLHRFHPELSVDGELQADFALNREMLQNKFPFSKLAGKKVNTLIYPDLDSANSTYKLIKELNNVDSIGPIMMGMRKPVHILQLGASVEEMVNMAAVAVIDAQEKEKKAKKKA from the coding sequence ATGAGTAACACTTCCAGAAAAAGAAGAGAGGCATTGGTTTACCACGCTAAACCTAAGCCCGGGAAAATTGAAGTTGTACCAACTAAGAAATATGCCACCCAAAGAGACCTGTCTCTGGCTTATTCTCCAGGTGTAGCTGAACCATGTCTAGAGATTGAAAAGGATAGGGAGAATGTTTACAAGTATACCACCAAAGGAAACCTGGTAGCAGTTATTTCCAATGGTACTGCCGTTCTGGGTCTTGGCGATATTGGTCCCGAAGCATCCAAGCCGGTGATGGAAGGAAAAGGTCTTCTCTTTAAGATCTTTGCAGATATTGATGTTTTCGATATTGAAGTAGACACTAAAGACGTAGATAAGTTCATAGAAACGGTTAAGAATATTGCGCCAACTTTCGGCGGAATCAACCTGGAAGATATCAAAGCTCCTGAAGCATTTGAAATTGAACAACGCTTAAAAGCAGAACTGGATATTCCGGTGATGCATGATGATCAGCATGGAACTGCGATCATTTCAGCAGCAGCATTGCTGAATGCCTTGGAACTGGCTAAGAAAAAGATCAGCAAAGTAAAGATCGTCATCAGTGGTGCAGGAGCTGCTGCTGTTTCCTGTACCAAGCTTTACAAAGCTTTTGGTGCTAAAGCTGAAAATATCGTGATGCTTGATAGTAAAGGTGTCATTAGAAAAGACAGAACAAATCTTTCTGAAGAAAAAGCGGAATTCGCTACTGCCCGTAAGATCGACACCTTGGGTGAAGCCATGAAGGATGCCGATGTTTTCGTGGGTCTTTCTATCGCAAATATCGTAAGTCCGGCAATGCTTAAGAGCATGGCAAAAAGACCTATCGTTTTTGCAATGGCCAATCCTAATCCAGAGATCGATTACAACCTGGCGATGGATACCAGGAAAGATATCATCATGGCGACAGGTAGAAGTGATCACCCAAACCAGGTGAACAATGTTCTTGGTTTCCCGTTTATCTTCCGTGGTGCACTGGATGTACGAGCTACGAAGATCAATGAAGAAATGAAAAAAGCTGCAGTAAAGGCATTGGCAGAATTAGCTAAAGAAGCAGTGCCAGAGCAGGTAAATATTGCATACGGTGAAACGAGGTTAAATTTTGGACCTGATTATATTATTCCGAAGCCTTTCGACCCGAGATTGATCGCCAAAGTTCCGCCTGCAGTTGCCAAAGCTGCGATGGAAAGTGGGGTCGCCCGGGAAGGGATCGATGACTGGCAACGTTACGAGGAAGAGTTGCTGGAACGTATGGGTAATGAGAACAAGATCACCCGTTTGTTACAAAACCGCGCTAAAACAAACCCTAAACGAATCGTTTTTGCTGAAGCAGACCATCTTGATGTTCTTAAAGCTGCACAGATCATTAATGATGAAGGAATTGGGTTCCCAATCCTGCTTGGACGAAGTGAAGTGATCAAGGAATTAATGGCTGAGATCGATTTTCAGGAAGAGGATGTGGTTATCATAGATCCAAAATCTGATGATGAAGAGGAAAACAGAAAAAAATACGCCTACAAATATTGGGAAACCAGGCATAGAAGTGGCGTAACTAAATACGATGCCGAAAAACTACTAAGAGAACGTAACTATTTTGCCGCGATGATGGTCAATGAAGGAGATGCAGATGCATTACTTTCAGGTTATTCCAGAGCTTACCCAACGGTGGTAAAACCTATGCTGGAACTTATTGGGTTAGCAGATGGCGTTTCCAGAGTAGCAGCTACCAATGTGATGAATACCTCCAGAGGTCCATTATTTATTAGTGACACTTCTATTAATATAGATCCTTCAGCTAAAGATCTTGCCAAGATCGCGCAAATGACGGCTCGTACGGTTCAGTTATTTGGTATGGAACCTGTGATCGCGATGGTGTCTTACGCTAACTTCGGATCTTCTAAACATCCAAGAGCGACCAAGGTAAAAGAAGCAGTTTCTTACCTGCACAGGTTTCATCCGGAACTAAGTGTTGATGGAGAACTGCAGGCAGATTTCGCTTTAAATCGCGAGATGCTTCAGAATAAATTCCCGTTTTCAAAACTTGCCGGTAAGAAGGTGAATACACTGATCTATCCAGATCTGGATTCAGCTAACAGCACCTATAAGCTTATCAAAGAACTTAACAATGTAGACTCTATAGGCCCGATCATGATGGGAATGAGGAAACCTGTTCATATTCTTCAGCTTGGTGCAAGTGTAGAGGAAATGGTGAACATGGCTGCAGTAGCGGTTATAGATGCACAGGAGAAAGAAAAGAAGGCTAAGAAAAAAGCTTAA
- a CDS encoding energy transducer TonB produces MNSNAKIADIIKSKESGKAYIQFTVSEKGEVINVRSRSKFPTIARVAEDAIKELKIAEPAMLNEQPVAITYTLPFKFRSLELGNNSARISGDGDFANITDVNEVATPPEFRGYETGIRNIVDRYKYDLRMKLRQMSYDDKQIDLLKISLIIEENGEISRKLVIHPKRKLQNIVKTEVDRIVIEQAAKNKNGENEKVLISYDFSN; encoded by the coding sequence ATGAATAGCAATGCGAAAATTGCTGATATCATCAAATCGAAAGAATCCGGAAAGGCGTATATCCAGTTTACTGTAAGTGAAAAAGGAGAAGTCATTAATGTACGATCACGATCTAAATTCCCCACGATCGCCCGAGTAGCGGAAGACGCTATAAAGGAATTGAAGATCGCTGAGCCGGCAATGTTAAACGAACAACCCGTAGCGATCACTTATACCCTGCCGTTTAAATTCAGAAGCCTCGAATTAGGGAATAATAGCGCCAGGATTTCAGGCGACGGAGATTTTGCAAACATAACCGATGTGAATGAAGTAGCAACTCCTCCTGAGTTTCGAGGCTACGAGACAGGAATTAGAAATATAGTTGACCGTTATAAATATGACCTTAGAATGAAGCTAAGGCAAATGAGTTATGATGACAAACAAATTGATCTACTGAAGATTTCATTGATCATTGAAGAGAATGGGGAAATCTCCAGAAAACTGGTAATTCATCCCAAGCGAAAACTTCAGAATATTGTAAAGACTGAAGTAGATAGGATCGTGATCGAGCAAGCAGCTAAAAACAAGAATGGAGAAAATGAAAAAGTGCTAATTTCTTATGACTTCTCAAACTAG